The following proteins are encoded in a genomic region of Natrinema sp. DC36:
- a CDS encoding RICIN domain-containing protein, with amino-acid sequence MSNESDQRTTEQSPRAETDASTSMGRRGAMAVLGAAGLGTALTGAASARGDEGKGGPNTGNQPWYEWDADVDAGGNGLYDLTALDVDHTYTGAREADVIVWRDDDGVYHADGEDDAVASGEEPMPIVQAAVDALDDDRTTKATVRVAADLEVSEDHERTGVDVPSHTRLDVAGEVTVDGETDAVLSMRSVENVEIPRLTVTGSASQAIFADDCSELTIGRLWIDGVTVQGVRIQGGSSDVQIDTAYVTNTGHHGIETYDVERIQIGQVTGVDPGSSVLLLNETFDASVGQVVGENPSFDYATFRLANGCRNVSVGRVVSRGGVRGLSIITGTRDVTVGEVNVRGGSKAGILLVDVRNVKILGGVIKNFDGPGVNFWSLGLQGAASEINEGITLANLRITDDRDDPSQPWAIREDGACLHNQFVNNDVRGGGTEGLIRVASETTVVDGNVGGGLDQGTVTLESGSSPAARVSGVAEYYRSTIEARTMPSGEAGASAAWEQYPEWNGESWDLVFEWRTDPGTDVDVDYVVDQPRATIGRSIDRDALWDEAVQSIEPGTYRVVAEHSGKVLEVADGSTAAGAPIQQGEWADEPHQRWVVDGSMDGRQGRFTLAAEHSDKGIAFSGTEAVQGSVTEYRMERYETGFQIDVPGGRLEVAEGSTVDGAPVRAGDWEGEPNQIWRFERL; translated from the coding sequence ATGAGCAACGAGAGCGATCAGCGGACGACGGAGCAGTCGCCTCGAGCGGAAACCGACGCCTCGACCTCGATGGGGCGACGCGGAGCGATGGCGGTCCTCGGTGCCGCCGGACTCGGGACGGCCCTGACCGGCGCGGCGAGCGCCCGGGGCGACGAGGGGAAGGGCGGTCCGAACACCGGCAACCAGCCGTGGTACGAATGGGACGCCGACGTCGACGCCGGCGGGAACGGTCTGTACGATCTGACCGCCCTCGACGTAGACCACACGTATACGGGCGCCAGAGAGGCCGATGTCATCGTCTGGCGCGACGACGATGGCGTCTATCACGCCGACGGCGAAGACGACGCGGTGGCCAGCGGCGAGGAGCCGATGCCCATCGTCCAGGCGGCGGTCGACGCGCTGGACGACGACCGGACGACGAAGGCCACGGTCCGCGTCGCCGCGGACCTCGAGGTCAGCGAGGACCACGAGCGAACGGGCGTGGACGTACCGAGTCACACCCGACTCGACGTCGCGGGGGAGGTGACGGTCGACGGCGAGACCGACGCCGTCCTCTCGATGCGGAGCGTCGAGAACGTCGAGATTCCCCGGCTCACCGTGACCGGTTCGGCGAGCCAGGCGATCTTCGCCGACGACTGCTCGGAGTTGACGATCGGGCGCCTGTGGATCGACGGCGTCACCGTCCAGGGCGTCCGGATTCAGGGCGGCAGTTCCGACGTCCAGATCGATACCGCCTACGTGACGAACACGGGCCACCACGGGATCGAGACCTACGACGTCGAACGGATCCAGATCGGACAGGTGACCGGCGTCGATCCGGGCAGTAGCGTACTGCTGTTGAACGAGACGTTCGACGCGAGCGTCGGTCAGGTCGTCGGCGAGAACCCCTCGTTCGACTACGCGACGTTCCGGCTCGCGAACGGCTGTCGGAACGTGTCGGTCGGCCGCGTCGTCAGCCGCGGCGGCGTCCGCGGCCTGTCGATCATCACCGGTACGCGCGATGTCACCGTCGGCGAAGTCAACGTTCGGGGCGGCTCGAAGGCCGGTATCCTGCTGGTCGACGTCAGGAACGTGAAGATCCTCGGGGGCGTGATCAAGAACTTCGACGGCCCCGGCGTCAACTTCTGGTCGCTCGGGCTGCAGGGTGCCGCCTCGGAGATCAACGAGGGGATCACGCTCGCCAACCTCCGGATCACCGACGACCGCGACGACCCGTCCCAGCCGTGGGCGATCAGGGAAGACGGGGCATGCCTCCACAACCAGTTCGTCAACAACGACGTCCGCGGCGGCGGGACCGAGGGCCTCATCAGGGTCGCCTCCGAGACGACCGTCGTCGACGGTAACGTCGGCGGCGGTCTCGATCAGGGGACCGTCACCCTCGAGTCCGGGTCCTCGCCGGCCGCCCGGGTGTCGGGGGTTGCCGAGTACTATCGCTCGACGATCGAGGCCCGCACGATGCCGTCCGGCGAGGCGGGCGCGTCGGCCGCCTGGGAGCAGTACCCCGAGTGGAACGGCGAGTCGTGGGACCTCGTCTTCGAGTGGCGGACCGACCCCGGCACGGACGTCGACGTCGACTACGTCGTCGACCAGCCGCGCGCGACGATCGGCCGATCGATCGATCGGGACGCCCTCTGGGACGAGGCGGTCCAGTCGATCGAACCCGGGACGTACCGCGTCGTCGCCGAACACAGCGGCAAGGTCCTGGAGGTCGCGGACGGCTCGACGGCCGCGGGCGCGCCGATACAGCAGGGCGAGTGGGCTGACGAGCCCCACCAGCGCTGGGTCGTCGACGGCAGCATGGACGGTCGACAGGGCCGCTTTACGCTCGCCGCGGAACACAGCGACAAGGGGATCGCGTTCTCCGGGACCGAGGCGGTTCAGGGCAGCGTCACGGAGTACCGGATGGAACGGTACGAGACCGGCTTCCAGATCGACGTTCCCGGCGGCCGACTGGAGGTCGCCGAGGGCTCGACGGTCGACGGCGCTCCCGTTCGCGCCGGCGACTGGGAGGGTGAACCGAACCAGATCTGGCGGTTCGAGCGGTTGTAA